The Zalophus californianus isolate mZalCal1 chromosome 7, mZalCal1.pri.v2, whole genome shotgun sequence genome includes a region encoding these proteins:
- the LOC113926769 gene encoding 60S ribosomal protein L24-like — translation MKIELCSFSGYKIYPGHDRRYARTDGKVFHFLNAKCDSAFLSKGNPRQINWTVLYRRKHKKGQSDEIQKKRTRRAVKFQRAITGASLADIMAKRNQKPEVRKAQREQAIRVAKEAKKAKQASKKTAMAAAKAPTKAAPKLKIVKSVKVSAPRVGGKRQFGGSDF, via the coding sequence ATGAAGATCGAGCTGTGCAGTTTCAGTGGGTACAAGATTTACCCCGGACATGACAGACGCTACGCCAGGACCGACGGGAAGGTTTTCCACTTTCTTAACGCAAAATGCGATTCTGCATTCCTTTCCAAGGGAAATCCTCGGCAGATAAACTGGACTGTCCTCTACAGAAGAAAGCACAAAAAGGGACAGTCGGatgaaattcaaaagaaaagaacccGCCGTGCAGTTAAATTCCAGAGGGCCATCACTGGTGCATCTCTTGCTGATATAATGGCCAAGAGGAATCAGAAACCTGAAGTTAGGAAGGCACAAAGAGAACAGGCCATCAGAGTtgcaaaggaagcaaaaaaggCTAAGCAAGCATCTAAAAAGACAGCAATGGCTGCTGCTAAGGCTCCTACGAAGGCAGCACCTAAGCTAAAGATTGTGAAGTCTGTGAAGGTTTCTGCACCCCGAGTTGGTGGAAAACGCCAATTTGGTggatcagatttttaa